Part of the Desulfurococcaceae archaeon genome is shown below.
GAAACACATCTCCCGTAGACTCTACTGTAAAAGGCAATTCAACTACTTTATTCAAAGTGGAGTAAACCCACCTGTTGACATGTACGTGCCTTCCAATAGAAGAGGCCAGGAGATCGAATAGTCTTCTCTTAACGTCAACCAGGTTCACGTGACTCCTCCTCCGCCTCTGGGAAGCCAAGCCTTCAGCTGTAATTGAGTTAAAGTGGGAGTTTCACACCTACACCACGTTTGATTGCTTTATCGTATATGAGCTTGGCCACTACAACGTCGTGTGAAGCTATCCCCATGAGTAACGCCATTTTTCTAGCCTTAACCCTCAAATCACCCGCTCTACCCGCTACGACGTCCCCCATGTCGAACTCAACGATGTCCGGGTACCCCTTAAAGTACTTTTCCTTGCCCTTGGTCACTAAATACTGCTCCTTGTCGTCTACCACGAAGACGTCTACTGCGCGTGCAACATCCTCCTCGAAGGCCGCATCGTAATCTACTGGTATAGCTAGAAATTCTTCCCTTAGGTCTTTAAGTGCAATAAACCTCTTAGGCCTTTCAACGATGTACGTAGCCGTTACAACTACATCGGAGTTCCGTGTCACGCACTTGTAGTCTTCACACGGCACAATCTCGGCTTCGGGGCACTGAGGCGACATCTCTTCAATGTAAGCTTTAACTTTCTGTTTAATAACGTCATGTACGTAGACCCGCCTCAGTCTTAAGACCTCCCTTATTGCGAGTAAATGTGTTCTTCCCTGAACGCCGAGGCCTACTATACCGAGAGATTCTGCTCCCGGTGACGCCATGTACTTTACCGCTACAGCTGAGGCAGCTGCTGTCCTCACCGCCGTTATCCAGGTGGCATCCATTACAGCTACTGGAAGCCCTGTTTCCGGGTCATTTAATATGAGTATCGCGTTGATGTAGGGTAGACCCCTTGCCGGGTTTCCGAGGTACCCTGAAACCCACTTCACACCAACAACGTCTACTTCGCCCACGTAGGCAGGCATAGCGTGAATGAAGGAATTAGGCCTGGGATTAACTCCAGGTTTGGGAGGCAACTGAACCTTACCCTCACCTTTGAGTTTAAATGACAGCTCGACGGCGTTGATGACTTCGTTATAGGAGATATTCAGCGATTCAACATCCCTCCTACTGAGGTAGAGAAGTTCCAATAAACCACCCGTAGTTAAAATCTAAGTAGCCTTTACTTTTATCCTTGCCGCTCAACGTTCGGCTCGAGCTCTTTACACCCGGCTTAGAGGCTGAGATCGGCTTCTCACACGTGTAGGTTTAGTTTAATAGCTAGAAACGCTAATGCTGTATGACGGTGATGAAAGCGTCCTAGGCAGACCCGTGAAGAAGGTTACGGGGCTGAACCACGCACGTGCATCGTAGCTGAAGGCTTGGCTCCCCAGAGGCGGAGGAGGAGTCAGTAGTACTTCACGGCCACGTATCCTAGGGCATCCTCATCATAGTAGAGTACTCGTAAACCGGCCTCCTCGAGCCTTCTCTTGATGCCTTTTAATATGCTTGGACCCCCGTGCCTGTGTGGTTCACCAGTGTAGTGGAAGAGCTTTCCCCTCGGCTTCATGACCCTGTACAGCTCTCTGTAAAACTCCAAACCGTATAAACTACCGGTCGATTTAGTGAAGCGTGGGGGATCGTGAATCACCCTATCGAAGTAGGCGTCGGGTAATGAGTGTACGTACTCTACTACATCTCCGAGGAAGATGCTGACGTTTGTGCTCCCAAGTTTCCGGCTCCACGGGTTTCTTTCGGCAATCCACACGACGTTCTCGTCGACTTCGAAAGTGTAAACCCATTTAGCGCCGCGCATTAGCGAGGCAATGGCCGTATAACCTAAACCCATACACGTGTCTAGGACGAAGTTGTTCCGTGTAATTCCCGCCGCGCGTACTTTCAGGAGAGCATCTTTCCACGGGTCTACGCCAGTTATTCTGTGCATGTGTATGCCATTAATTTCCAGTGTAGGCGCTTTATCAAGTGCTACCGCTTTGAGCTTGTAGAAGCTCGTAGGTGTGTAACGGGCCACCTCGTAGGCTACGTCTCGAGCAGTCTCGTAGATAACTACCCTGTCCTCTTCGCTCGGTGCAATATTGTCCAGGTCCAAGGAGACGCCGTCTACTCTAAGAGCTCTTCCTTCGATACATACCGTGCTCCTGCTCAAACCGAGATCTAGGGTTGCCTCAAAACACCCGCTTCTATTTTCTAGGCCCTTTAATAGGAAGGAGGTGATCCAGTACCCCTTGATGGGGTTGAACGCGTACCTGCGCTCTTCCAGCACCAAGAACGCTACCTCCTATAAGAGCAGTACAGTGGGATGTACCTCGTCAACTCCGCTTTCTTAGCTTCTTTCGAAAGAGACTCTCTCAACAAGGTTATGTGCTTAAATGACCCCTCAACGAAGAGCACCGTTACATATCCTCCACTTAATTTAACTGTACATAGCGATTTAACCAGGGCTCTCAGCTCTTCTCCTTTAATACCACTAAGTGCTAGTTCACCGAAGTACACAATGATCCCAGAACATGGGTGCTCGATTTCGCCGTGAAGGTCCTCGTGAAGGTACTCTTCGAGGGCTTTTGTGACGATACTCGACCTGTCCTTACCAGTCGATATCACTACTTTCTCCAATTGATTAACTACGTTTATAGGTATGCTGATACCGAACCTCTTCTTGCTCGTCACTTAAACCCCCCTCTTTACGTGCCCTATAACGAGCACGACGAAGAGCAGTATTCCAGTTAATCCTGTAGGGGCCGTGTTTAATACGTATGAGAGCGCGTAGCCAAGGGCCGTGAGAGATGTACCCAGTAAAACCGTGTTCATGTAGTGCGCCTTCACGCCAGTAGAGTAGGAAGAGGCCGTGATAGCTGGTAGTAGCAGTAGTACGTGTTCCATAACGTAGCCTGCAAGCTTCAGCAAGCCTACAGATGCCACACCTATGGCCGTGTACGCTACAAAGTCGTAAAGCCTTACCCGAATGCCTAGTAGTGAAGCCGATTCCGCGTCTATGCTCGTCTCCACGACTTCCTGGAATGTAAGGGTAACAACTATGAAGAGCCCCAATGAGATTGCCAGCGCTGTTACCGCATCCACGCGTGTTAGAAGTAGCGGATCTCCGAGTATGAGCCCTGAAAGGGAGTACCTTACGGGTGCGCTGGTCAAGGCATAATGTATGGTAATGACCGAGAGCGCGGATGTCAGCGATACGATTACCGCGGAGGCCTTTTCTTGCGAGAAGCCGCGCCTGATCATTATCGCGGTAGCGTATACCGGTAGTAGCCCGGTTATCACTGCGTAGGCCATGTAAGTTAACCCTGTATAGTACTCTAGTAACGTGCCAAGCGTCACGGCCAGCAAGCTCACGTGAACCGCTTCAGCCGCCAGGAATTCCAGCCTTCTGTAATACGTGAGTGTGCTAATGGAGCTCAGCGCGAGGCCCATGAACACGTATGCAAGGACTCTTAACGGGTCAGCGGGCAGTACGTACGTTAACGATAACAGTAGTAGCAGGGCAAGTACAAGTGTTAACGTATTCATGTCACCACCTCCTAGCCCTATTTACCAGTATTCCGGCGATGAAGCCTACGGTAAAAGATGCAACTACGGGAACGATGTAATACAGATACGCCAGCCAGCTACCTTTGTCCCCGGCCACGGGCTTCAACGTGACCGTGGTCGTTAGGTTCAACTCCTTTACCTGCATTACCACGTCTAGCAGAGAGTCGTATACACCTACACTGCTTGTCGGGCTATATACCTCTACTACTGGCACACCATACTCTTCAGCCAGCTCCACGAGAAGTCGTGACTCTGGCAACACCTTAGGCTTAGTCACGAACACTGCCACTACACCCCCACTTTTAATTAGCTCTTTAGCCTTTTCGACGTTCTCGGGCGTTACTTGAACACCTTCTTCGGGTTTCACGATCCAGGCAACTCTAAGCCCGAGCCACTCCGCACAGTACTGTACGTGAGGGCCATCAGCCACCACGCTCCCGTTGAACTGGTTTCTATAGACTAGTATTTCCCTTGCCAGCCTCTCTGCGAGGCCGTGAAATCTACCGTAATAGCATTTCTCGTTATTGGGATCGGCTTCGGCCAGAACACGGGCGAGGGCGCTCATGAATACTAGGTAGTTCACCGGGTCCCTTACGGGTAGGTGGTAGTTCGGTTGTTTCGTGACGGGGTTAACAAGTAACTTGACTTCCGGGGTCGAGGATAGGTCTACGAGCTTGGCACTAAGTTCACCTTGCTTTACCAGGTTGCGTATTTCAAGCTCAAAATGCGTATGACCCGTTGATACGATGACATCTGCTCTCCTCAATACCTCAATATCACTGGGCTTCAGCTGGTAGTCGTGAGGATCTATGCTGGGGGGGACCAATGCATACACCACCCCATTACACAGAAGCAGTTCTACATCTGGCTTCAAGTGGCTGAACGTTACCACGATTACCGGTTGAAGCCCGTTGTCTCGGGCGTGAACGGGCTTGCACGCGGTCTGCGCAACCATTATTAATAATAGTAGCATTATAATCAATGACCTCACAGAACGCACCCCTGTGCACAGTATATATAGGCCTCTTTATATAGTCGTGCACAGGGCTAGGACTTGAAGATAGTGCTGGATTCTTTGACGGTTAAGCGAGGCGGTAAAGTAGTACTAAGTAATCTAAGCGCCGTGATGGAGGGGCCTGGACTCTACCAAGTCATGGGACCAAACGGTTCGGGGAAGACAACGCTATTACTAACAATACTCGGTAGTATCAGGCCTGTTTCAGGTAAAGCCTACATCGAAGCACCAGTACCTAAAAGCGGTGGCCGTGCCATTGCGTACATGCCCCAGTCATATAGCATTCCACGCGACGCACCTATAACGGTGTACGAGTTTGTAGAGGGCCCATTAAAACTCGAGAGGCCGTGGCCGCGGGTTTTGAAAGGGGTTTCTGGGAGGTTAGTTGAGGAGGCATTAGAGCTCGTGAGGGTGCAAAGATCTCTTTGGAGGGAGAAGCTGTCCAATCTTTCTAGCGGAATACTACAGCGCGTTTTCTTGGCGAGAATACTTGTAACTAGTGCTCAGATACTTCTCCTTGATGAGCCCTTTTCGAACATAGATCCCGAAGGAAAAGTCGAAATGGCCGAACTCGTAGGTAGGCTATCTCGTGAAAAGCTAGTAATAGTGACAAGCCATGACCCCATACTCCTGTTAGAGTACACCAAGAAGATATTGTTATTGGGCCACGGATATTACGCTTATGGAGGTGTAGGCGAGATCTTGAGGTATGAGGTTCTGAGTAAATTCTATAAGAAGTGCGCCATGGAATTAGAAAAACACGTACACGTCGCGGACTGGCACTAAGCTCTCATAGCAGCTTATACAAGCCGGCATTACTGCCTCATTCCCCCAGCTCATCGCGGTTAACCGCTATACCTGGAAGCTCTGCCTCTTAAGGCGGAGAATGAATAAGAGTGCGATTAAAACGCGCAGTTATTAATAACCTTTACTATATTATCAATACTGGTGGTTGAGTGTCGATAACCGTTGAGCCTCGGCTCGCCAAGCTATTTATCGTCGAGGAAAACGAAGATGTTGTTCCATTTATTATTCGCATCAGGGGGATCAAGGCGGCTAGAACAAGGTCCGTATATCTAGTTGCCGTTGATAATAGCTGGTCTATGGATGGCGCAAAGATATTTTACGCCAAGCAGGCAGTTCTACAAATGCTCAAGCACCTCAACCCC
Proteins encoded:
- a CDS encoding ornithine cyclodeaminase family protein, with amino-acid sequence MELLYLSRRDVESLNISYNEVINAVELSFKLKGEGKVQLPPKPGVNPRPNSFIHAMPAYVGEVDVVGVKWVSGYLGNPARGLPYINAILILNDPETGLPVAVMDATWITAVRTAAASAVAVKYMASPGAESLGIVGLGVQGRTHLLAIREVLRLRRVYVHDVIKQKVKAYIEEMSPQCPEAEIVPCEDYKCVTRNSDVVVTATYIVERPKRFIALKDLREEFLAIPVDYDAAFEEDVARAVDVFVVDDKEQYLVTKGKEKYFKGYPDIVEFDMGDVVAGRAGDLRVKARKMALLMGIASHDVVVAKLIYDKAIKRGVGVKLPL
- a CDS encoding RsmD family RNA methyltransferase; translated protein: MLEERRYAFNPIKGYWITSFLLKGLENRSGCFEATLDLGLSRSTVCIEGRALRVDGVSLDLDNIAPSEEDRVVIYETARDVAYEVARYTPTSFYKLKAVALDKAPTLEINGIHMHRITGVDPWKDALLKVRAAGITRNNFVLDTCMGLGYTAIASLMRGAKWVYTFEVDENVVWIAERNPWSRKLGSTNVSIFLGDVVEYVHSLPDAYFDRVIHDPPRFTKSTGSLYGLEFYRELYRVMKPRGKLFHYTGEPHRHGGPSILKGIKRRLEEAGLRVLYYDEDALGYVAVKYY
- a CDS encoding CopG family transcriptional regulator, which translates into the protein MTSKKRFGISIPINVVNQLEKVVISTGKDRSSIVTKALEEYLHEDLHGEIEHPCSGIIVYFGELALSGIKGEELRALVKSLCTVKLSGGYVTVLFVEGSFKHITLLRESLSKEAKKAELTRYIPLYCSYRR
- a CDS encoding metal ABC transporter permease — protein: MNTLTLVLALLLLLSLTYVLPADPLRVLAYVFMGLALSSISTLTYYRRLEFLAAEAVHVSLLAVTLGTLLEYYTGLTYMAYAVITGLLPVYATAIMIRRGFSQEKASAVIVSLTSALSVITIHYALTSAPVRYSLSGLILGDPLLLTRVDAVTALAISLGLFIVVTLTFQEVVETSIDAESASLLGIRVRLYDFVAYTAIGVASVGLLKLAGYVMEHVLLLLPAITASSYSTGVKAHYMNTVLLGTSLTALGYALSYVLNTAPTGLTGILLFVVLVIGHVKRGV
- a CDS encoding zinc ABC transporter substrate-binding protein: MRSLIIMLLLLIMVAQTACKPVHARDNGLQPVIVVTFSHLKPDVELLLCNGVVYALVPPSIDPHDYQLKPSDIEVLRRADVIVSTGHTHFELEIRNLVKQGELSAKLVDLSSTPEVKLLVNPVTKQPNYHLPVRDPVNYLVFMSALARVLAEADPNNEKCYYGRFHGLAERLAREILVYRNQFNGSVVADGPHVQYCAEWLGLRVAWIVKPEEGVQVTPENVEKAKELIKSGGVVAVFVTKPKVLPESRLLVELAEEYGVPVVEVYSPTSSVGVYDSLLDVVMQVKELNLTTTVTLKPVAGDKGSWLAYLYYIVPVVASFTVGFIAGILVNRARRW
- a CDS encoding ATP-binding cassette domain-containing protein, with the protein product MLDSLTVKRGGKVVLSNLSAVMEGPGLYQVMGPNGSGKTTLLLTILGSIRPVSGKAYIEAPVPKSGGRAIAYMPQSYSIPRDAPITVYEFVEGPLKLERPWPRVLKGVSGRLVEEALELVRVQRSLWREKLSNLSSGILQRVFLARILVTSAQILLLDEPFSNIDPEGKVEMAELVGRLSREKLVIVTSHDPILLLEYTKKILLLGHGYYAYGGVGEILRYEVLSKFYKKCAMELEKHVHVADWH